A single region of the Paraburkholderia sprentiae WSM5005 genome encodes:
- a CDS encoding flagellar basal body P-ring protein FlgI — MAIVFNRLSRAGRALMFVALACAALPAATPAHAERLKDLAQIQGVRDNPLIGYGLVVGLDGTGDQTTQTPFTTQTLANMLANLGISINNQAAGSSNSQSSLSNIQLKNVAAVMVTAVLPPFARPGEAIDVTVSSLGNAKSLRGGTLLLTPLKGADGQVYALGQGNVAVGGAGASANGSRVQVNQLAAGRITSGAIVERSVPTAVSQAGTMQLDLNDMDYDTTQRVVAAIDNAFGSGTATALDGRTVQLRAPADPQQQVSFMAQLQNLEVRPAQAAAKVILNARTGSIVMNQMVTLQNCAVAHGNLSVVINTQPVVSQPGAFSNGRTVAAQQSQIQMKQDNGALKLVNAGANLADVVKGLNALGATPADLMSILQAMKAAGALRADLEII; from the coding sequence ATGGCGATCGTCTTCAACAGGCTGTCGCGCGCGGGCCGCGCACTCATGTTCGTCGCGCTCGCCTGCGCGGCGCTGCCGGCCGCGACGCCCGCGCACGCCGAGCGCCTGAAGGATCTCGCGCAGATCCAGGGCGTGCGCGACAACCCGCTGATCGGCTACGGCCTCGTGGTCGGCCTCGACGGCACCGGCGACCAGACCACGCAGACGCCGTTTACGACCCAGACGCTCGCGAACATGCTCGCGAACCTCGGCATCTCGATCAACAACCAGGCGGCGGGCTCGAGCAACTCGCAGTCGTCGCTGTCGAACATCCAGCTGAAGAACGTCGCCGCCGTGATGGTGACCGCGGTGCTGCCGCCGTTCGCGCGGCCGGGCGAAGCGATCGACGTCACGGTATCGTCGCTCGGCAATGCGAAGAGCCTGCGCGGCGGCACGCTGCTGCTCACGCCGCTGAAGGGCGCCGACGGCCAGGTGTATGCGCTCGGCCAGGGCAACGTCGCAGTCGGCGGCGCGGGAGCGAGCGCGAACGGCAGCAGGGTGCAGGTCAACCAGCTGGCCGCCGGGCGCATCACCAGCGGCGCGATCGTCGAGCGCTCGGTGCCGACCGCGGTGTCGCAGGCGGGCACGATGCAGCTCGACCTGAACGACATGGACTACGACACCACGCAGCGCGTCGTCGCGGCCATCGACAATGCGTTCGGCAGCGGCACCGCGACGGCGCTCGACGGCCGCACGGTCCAACTGCGCGCGCCGGCCGATCCGCAGCAGCAGGTCTCGTTCATGGCGCAATTGCAGAACCTCGAAGTGCGGCCCGCGCAGGCCGCCGCGAAGGTGATCCTGAACGCCCGCACCGGCTCGATCGTGATGAACCAGATGGTCACGCTGCAGAACTGCGCGGTCGCACACGGCAATCTGTCGGTCGTGATCAATACCCAGCCGGTGGTGAGCCAGCCGGGCGCGTTCTCGAACGGCCGCACCGTGGCCGCGCAGCAGTCGCAGATCCAGATGAAGCAGGACAACGGCGCGCTGAAACTCGTGAACGCCGGTGCCAATCTCGCCGATGTGGTGAAGGGGCTCAACGCGCTCGGCGCGACGCCCGCGGATCTGATGTCGATCCTGCAGGCCATGAAAGCAGCCGGTGCGTTGCGCGCCGACCTGGAAATTATCTAA
- the flgH gene encoding flagellar basal body L-ring protein FlgH produces the protein MAHSTRTPVHSRTAEALVQLALLAALGGCGLVPKQPITQQPMTALPPIPPQAQAPGSIYNPGYAGRPLFEDQRPRNVGDIITIVIAENINATKSSGANANRNGNTNFNVPTAGFLGGLFGKANLSATGTNGFAGTGGANASNTFNGTITVTVTGVQANGNLIVSGEKQMLINQGNEFVRFSGVVNPNTISSLNAVYSTQVADAKIEYSAKGYIDEAENMGWLQRFFLNVAPW, from the coding sequence ATGGCGCACTCCACTCGCACTCCGGTGCATTCGCGTACGGCCGAGGCGCTCGTGCAGCTCGCGCTGCTCGCCGCGCTCGGCGGCTGCGGACTCGTGCCGAAGCAACCGATCACGCAGCAGCCGATGACCGCGCTGCCGCCGATACCGCCGCAGGCGCAGGCGCCGGGCTCGATCTACAACCCGGGCTACGCGGGCCGTCCGTTGTTCGAAGACCAGCGGCCGCGCAATGTGGGCGACATCATCACGATCGTGATCGCCGAGAACATCAACGCGACGAAGTCATCGGGCGCGAATGCGAACCGCAACGGCAACACCAACTTCAACGTGCCGACCGCGGGCTTTCTCGGCGGCCTGTTCGGCAAGGCCAACCTGAGCGCGACCGGCACCAACGGTTTTGCCGGGACCGGCGGCGCGAACGCGTCGAATACGTTCAACGGCACGATCACCGTGACCGTGACCGGCGTGCAGGCGAACGGCAACCTGATCGTGAGCGGTGAGAAACAGATGCTGATCAATCAGGGCAATGAATTCGTGCGCTTTTCCGGTGTCGTGAATCCCAACACGATTTCGAGTCTCAACGCGGTGTACTCGACCCAGGTCGCCGACGCGAAAATCGAATACTCCGCGAAGGGTTACATAGACGAGGCGGAGAACATGGGCTGGCTGCAGCGGTTCTTCCTCAACGTGGCACCGTGGTGA
- the flgG gene encoding flagellar basal-body rod protein FlgG, with the protein MNRSLYIAATGMNAQQAQMDVISNNLANVSTNGFKGSRAVFEDLLYQTIRQPGANSTQQTELPSGIQLGTGVQQVATERLYTQGNLQQTGNSKDVAINGAGFFQVQMPDGTTAYTRDGSFQTNAQGQLVTSSGYQVIPAITIPTNATSLTIGSDGVVSITVSGSSNTQQLGSMQVATFINPAGLDAKGENLFAETASSGAPNVAQPGLNGSGTLNQGYVEASNVNVVQELVNMIQTQRAYEINSKAVTTSDQMLQTLSQMQV; encoded by the coding sequence GTGAACCGCTCACTCTATATCGCCGCCACCGGCATGAATGCGCAACAGGCGCAGATGGACGTGATCTCGAACAACCTCGCGAACGTCAGCACCAACGGCTTCAAGGGCTCGCGCGCGGTATTCGAAGATCTGCTGTACCAGACCATCCGCCAGCCGGGCGCGAACTCGACGCAGCAAACCGAGTTGCCGTCGGGCATCCAGCTCGGCACCGGCGTGCAGCAGGTCGCGACCGAGCGCCTGTACACGCAGGGCAACCTGCAGCAGACCGGCAACTCAAAGGACGTCGCGATCAACGGCGCCGGGTTCTTCCAGGTGCAGATGCCCGACGGCACGACTGCCTACACGCGCGATGGCTCGTTCCAGACCAACGCGCAGGGTCAGCTCGTCACGTCGAGCGGCTACCAGGTGATTCCGGCGATCACGATCCCGACCAATGCAACCTCGCTGACGATCGGCAGCGACGGCGTGGTGTCGATCACCGTGTCCGGCTCGAGCAATACGCAGCAGCTCGGCTCGATGCAGGTCGCAACTTTCATCAACCCGGCCGGACTCGACGCGAAGGGCGAAAACCTGTTCGCGGAGACGGCGTCGTCGGGCGCGCCGAACGTGGCGCAACCGGGCCTGAACGGCTCGGGCACGCTCAACCAGGGTTACGTGGAAGCGTCGAACGTCAACGTCGTGCAGGAACTGGTGAACATGATCCAGACGCAGCGCGCGTATGAAATCAACAGCAAGGCCGTGACGACCTCCGACCAGATGCTGCAGACCTTGAGCCAGATGCAGGTTTGA
- the flgF gene encoding flagellar basal-body rod protein FlgF: MDRLIYTAMSGSAQALEQQAIVANNLANASTTGFRAQLETYRAVPMSFGDGSSINDDTTRTFVLSSTPGADYTPGPIQQTGNPLDVAIQGPGWLSVQTADGNEAYTRAGNLHIDENGQLVNATNQVVLGNGGPVAVPPGAQITIGKDGTVSALTPGDPPTAVVTVDQLKLVNPDPQSLTRGDDGLFRTADGNPADADPTVTLAPASLEGSNVNPVSAMVSMITNARQFQMQTQLLENADKNDQSANQLLSFS, translated from the coding sequence ATGGATCGGCTGATCTACACCGCGATGTCGGGCAGCGCGCAGGCGCTGGAACAGCAGGCGATCGTCGCGAACAACCTCGCGAACGCGTCGACCACGGGCTTTCGCGCGCAGCTCGAAACCTACCGCGCCGTGCCGATGTCGTTCGGCGACGGCAGCTCGATCAACGACGACACGACCCGCACGTTCGTGCTGTCCTCGACACCGGGCGCCGACTACACGCCGGGGCCGATCCAGCAGACGGGTAATCCGCTCGACGTCGCGATTCAGGGGCCGGGCTGGCTGTCGGTGCAGACCGCCGACGGCAACGAGGCCTACACGCGCGCAGGCAATCTGCACATCGACGAAAACGGCCAGCTCGTGAATGCGACCAATCAGGTCGTGCTCGGCAACGGCGGGCCGGTAGCGGTCCCGCCGGGCGCGCAGATCACGATCGGCAAGGACGGCACGGTGTCCGCGCTGACGCCGGGCGATCCGCCCACCGCTGTCGTCACCGTCGATCAACTGAAGCTCGTCAATCCCGATCCGCAGTCGCTCACGCGCGGCGATGACGGTCTGTTTCGCACCGCCGACGGCAACCCCGCCGACGCCGATCCGACCGTGACGCTCGCGCCGGCGTCGCTCGAAGGCAGCAACGTGAATCCGGTCAGCGCGATGGTCTCGATGATCACCAACGCGCGCCAGTTCCAGATGCAGACACAGTTGCTGGAAAACGCCGACAAAAACGATCAGTCCGCCAACCAGCTGCTCAGCTTCAGCTAA
- a CDS encoding flagellar hook protein FlgE: MSYQTGLSGLSASSSDLDVIGNNIANANTVGFKSGTAEFADMYANSVATAVSQQIGIGTQLSEVQQQFSQGTINTTNQALNVAINGNGFFQMSNNGTLTYSRNGVFQLDKNGFVTNAQGLDLMGYAANSSGIINTAQTVPLQVPTANIAPQATTSVTAGLNLNAQDDIMLGAPTATPGGTNAGTLNTTGATITNAAAGTNTDKYTINFTSPTTYTVTDNTLGTTTASQNYTAGTAITLGNGESITFSGAPAVNDSYTITQNPTTFNQNSSSTYNYSTSTTVYDTLGGSQTVNMYFAKTGSGTWNVYAGPSTGTATLIGTANFNSSGTLVSTIDATTGLATATLGAFTMSLPNTDGSSTPQNVTLNVAGTTQYGGKDGVNSLSTDGYAAGQLTSFTVGADGTLTGNYSNGQTAALGQIVLANFSNENGLVDLGNNEYGQTAASGVAQISTPGSTNHGVLQGGAVENSNVDLTSELVNLITAQRNYQANAQTIKTQQAVDQTLINL; the protein is encoded by the coding sequence ATGAGTTACCAAACAGGTTTGAGCGGTCTGTCGGCGTCGTCGAGCGATCTCGACGTGATCGGCAACAACATCGCCAACGCCAACACGGTCGGTTTCAAGAGCGGCACCGCCGAATTCGCCGACATGTACGCCAATTCGGTCGCGACCGCGGTGAGCCAGCAGATCGGTATCGGCACGCAGCTGTCGGAAGTGCAGCAGCAGTTCTCGCAAGGCACGATCAACACGACGAACCAGGCGCTGAACGTCGCGATCAACGGCAACGGCTTCTTTCAGATGTCGAACAACGGCACGCTGACCTATTCGCGCAACGGCGTGTTCCAGCTCGACAAGAACGGCTTCGTCACGAACGCGCAGGGCCTCGATCTGATGGGCTACGCGGCCAATAGCTCGGGCATCATCAACACCGCGCAGACCGTGCCGCTGCAGGTGCCGACCGCGAACATCGCGCCGCAGGCGACCACCTCGGTCACCGCGGGCCTGAACCTGAACGCGCAGGACGACATCATGCTCGGCGCGCCTACCGCGACGCCCGGCGGCACCAACGCCGGCACGCTGAATACGACCGGCGCGACGATCACCAACGCGGCCGCGGGCACGAACACCGACAAGTACACGATCAACTTCACGAGCCCGACCACCTACACGGTCACGGACAACACACTCGGCACGACCACCGCGTCGCAGAACTACACGGCCGGCACCGCGATCACGCTGGGCAACGGCGAGAGCATTACGTTCAGCGGCGCGCCGGCGGTCAACGACAGCTACACGATCACGCAGAACCCGACCACGTTCAACCAGAACAGCTCGTCGACCTACAACTATTCGACGAGCACAACCGTCTACGACACGCTCGGCGGCTCGCAGACGGTCAACATGTACTTCGCGAAGACGGGCTCGGGCACATGGAACGTGTACGCGGGCCCGTCGACCGGCACCGCGACGCTGATCGGCACGGCGAACTTCAATTCGTCGGGCACGCTGGTCAGCACGATCGACGCGACGACCGGCCTCGCGACCGCGACCCTTGGCGCGTTCACCATGTCGCTGCCGAACACCGACGGTTCGAGCACGCCGCAGAACGTCACGCTGAACGTGGCCGGCACCACGCAGTACGGCGGCAAGGACGGCGTGAACAGCCTGTCGACCGACGGCTACGCGGCGGGCCAGCTGACGAGCTTCACGGTCGGTGCCGACGGCACGCTGACCGGCAACTACTCGAACGGCCAGACCGCGGCGCTCGGCCAGATCGTGCTCGCGAACTTCTCGAACGAGAACGGCCTCGTCGACCTCGGCAATAACGAGTACGGCCAGACGGCGGCTTCGGGCGTCGCGCAGATTTCCACGCCCGGCTCGACCAATCACGGCGTGCTGCAAGGCGGCGCGGTCGAGAACTCGAACGTCGATCTGACGAGCGAGCTGGTCAACCTGATCACCGCGCAGCGCAACTATCAGGCGAACGCGCAGACGATCAAGACCCAGCAGGCCGTCGACCAGACCCTGATCAACCTGTAA
- a CDS encoding flagellar hook assembly protein FlgD, which yields MTTNTTIGSSGATVSQTLLDTMNGTSSSSSASSSTSSTSGTSPADLQNTFLQLLVAQMKNQDPTNPMDSSQMTSQLAQISTVQGISQLNTSLSSLSTQLAAGQQSQSALLIGSTVLAPGNSISVSSGKATEFGVTLANSVSDLQVVVKNSAGTIVNTIDLGKQSAGTIPVGWTPTDSAGNTLADGTYTITATGTINGQQATATTLTGATVQSVVQQSDGTAGLVLSNGSTVGLTSVAAIL from the coding sequence TTGACCACCAACACCACGATCGGCAGCAGCGGCGCGACGGTTTCGCAGACGCTGCTCGACACGATGAACGGCACAAGCAGCAGCTCGAGCGCGAGCAGCTCGACGAGCAGCACGTCGGGCACCTCGCCCGCGGACCTGCAGAACACCTTCCTGCAACTGCTCGTCGCGCAGATGAAGAACCAGGACCCGACCAATCCGATGGACAGCTCGCAGATGACCTCGCAGCTGGCCCAGATCAGCACGGTGCAGGGCATCAGCCAGCTCAATACGTCGCTCTCGTCGCTGTCGACGCAGCTAGCGGCCGGCCAGCAGTCGCAGTCCGCGCTGCTGATCGGCTCGACCGTGCTCGCGCCGGGCAACTCGATCTCCGTGTCGAGCGGCAAGGCGACCGAGTTCGGCGTCACGCTCGCGAACTCCGTCAGCGACCTGCAGGTCGTCGTGAAGAACTCGGCCGGCACCATCGTCAACACGATCGACCTCGGCAAGCAGTCGGCCGGCACGATTCCGGTCGGCTGGACGCCGACCGACTCGGCGGGCAATACGCTCGCCGACGGCACGTACACGATCACCGCGACCGGCACGATCAACGGCCAGCAGGCGACGGCCACAACGCTCACCGGCGCGACCGTCCAAAGCGTCGTCCAGCAGAGCGACGGCACGGCGGGCCTCGTGCTGTCGAACGGCTCGACGGTCGGCCTGACCAGCGTCGCCGCAATCCTGTAA
- the flgC gene encoding flagellar basal body rod protein FlgC, protein MPSLMNIFGVAGSAMSAQSERLNVTASNLANADSTTGPDGQPYKAKQVVFAVNPLGGARSGSGQQVGGVQVTGVVDDPSPMKTAYEPGNPAADANGYVTLPNVDPVQEMVNMISASRSYQANVETLNTAKTLMLKTLTIGT, encoded by the coding sequence ATGCCATCCCTGATGAATATTTTTGGTGTCGCGGGCTCCGCGATGTCGGCGCAATCGGAGCGGCTCAACGTGACGGCGTCGAACCTCGCCAACGCTGACAGCACGACCGGCCCCGACGGTCAGCCGTACAAGGCCAAGCAGGTCGTGTTCGCGGTGAACCCGCTCGGCGGCGCGCGCTCGGGCTCCGGCCAGCAGGTCGGGGGCGTGCAGGTGACTGGCGTGGTCGACGACCCGTCGCCGATGAAGACCGCGTACGAACCCGGCAATCCGGCGGCCGATGCGAACGGCTACGTGACGCTACCCAACGTCGACCCGGTGCAGGAGATGGTCAACATGATCTCGGCCTCGCGCTCGTACCAGGCCAACGTCGAAACGCTGAACACAGCCAAAACCCTGATGCTGAAAACGCTCACGATCGGAACCTGA
- a CDS encoding flagellar basal body rod protein FlgB translates to MLDKLDAEFAFGRQAMDVRAYRQELLSSNIANADTPGYKARDIDFASSLAGALKKTGGSSAGQGASNGSTLAMTQPAGVTSGMSMNTTEAGHMSGKATLTATGGSPDDYGNLQYRIPQQPALDGNTVDVDTERVQFADNTVHFESGMTVVSNQIKTMLSAITSGS, encoded by the coding sequence ATGCTGGACAAACTCGATGCCGAATTCGCGTTCGGCCGGCAGGCGATGGATGTACGCGCCTACCGGCAGGAACTGTTGTCGTCGAATATCGCGAACGCCGACACCCCCGGCTACAAGGCGCGCGATATCGACTTCGCGTCGTCGCTCGCCGGCGCGCTGAAGAAGACGGGCGGCAGCAGCGCCGGGCAGGGCGCATCGAACGGCTCGACGCTCGCGATGACGCAGCCCGCGGGCGTGACGAGCGGCATGTCGATGAACACGACCGAGGCCGGCCACATGAGCGGCAAGGCCACGCTGACGGCGACGGGCGGCAGCCCCGACGACTACGGCAACCTGCAATACCGGATTCCGCAGCAGCCGGCGCTCGACGGCAACACGGTCGACGTCGACACCGAGCGCGTGCAGTTCGCCGACAACACGGTGCACTTCGAGTCGGGCATGACGGTCGTGTCAAATCAGATCAAGACGATGCTGTCGGCGATCACGTCGGGCTCGTAA
- the flgA gene encoding flagellar basal body P-ring formation chaperone FlgA → MDQPTNTLPQPASGTSVGARAVRRGFAHCLTRLVINVAVWVAGGIVLLPATTQAQDAGGPIVIPGPAEKNPAALNDLAQRIQTPAQRNASAASLAAATAQSLGRASVSRDTDAFGRAASANGAIVIPGAAEPAIAAPAIIRTNFKPDANGVVTIPPAASTGASGVARVNVEAGPAAGLANPRAVAANAPQGDGFDSLASRGEPPQFGANGKLLATAPKQTANPAIARMPVASPASRQPAVAQGTPQPATAAAPVQPAPPAPRPGQQDPEAIHATALAFLQQQAVGLPGKVDITVASAFARGLAACTSLEPFMPTGARLWGRLTVGVRCAGERPWTLYLQARIALHATYYLAARAMAPGEVLTAADLVAREGDLTGLPQAIVTDPSQAVGSVSLVRIAGGMPLRRDMLKSASAVAIGQTVRVVAAGDGFSISSEGSAMNNASPGQHVRVKTANGQIISGIVKDGGTVEIQM, encoded by the coding sequence ATGGACCAGCCCACTAACACCTTGCCGCAGCCTGCGAGCGGCACGAGCGTGGGCGCGCGGGCGGTGCGGCGCGGTTTCGCGCATTGCCTGACGCGGCTGGTCATCAATGTGGCGGTATGGGTGGCGGGCGGCATCGTGTTGCTGCCGGCCACGACCCAGGCGCAGGACGCGGGCGGCCCGATCGTGATTCCAGGGCCCGCCGAGAAGAATCCCGCCGCGCTGAACGATCTCGCGCAACGGATTCAGACGCCGGCGCAGCGCAACGCGTCGGCGGCCTCGCTCGCCGCGGCGACCGCGCAGTCGCTCGGCCGCGCGAGCGTCTCGCGCGACACCGATGCGTTCGGCCGGGCCGCGAGCGCGAACGGTGCGATCGTCATTCCGGGCGCGGCCGAGCCCGCTATCGCCGCGCCGGCAATCATCCGCACCAACTTCAAACCGGACGCCAACGGCGTGGTGACGATTCCGCCGGCGGCCAGCACGGGGGCGTCGGGCGTCGCGCGCGTCAATGTCGAAGCGGGCCCGGCCGCCGGCCTCGCGAATCCGCGCGCGGTCGCGGCCAACGCACCGCAAGGCGACGGTTTCGACAGTCTCGCGTCGCGCGGCGAGCCGCCCCAGTTCGGCGCGAATGGCAAGCTACTCGCGACCGCGCCCAAGCAGACGGCAAATCCCGCGATCGCGAGAATGCCCGTCGCGTCGCCAGCCTCGCGCCAGCCGGCCGTCGCACAGGGAACGCCGCAGCCCGCTACCGCCGCCGCGCCCGTTCAGCCCGCGCCACCCGCGCCACGGCCCGGCCAGCAGGACCCGGAAGCAATTCATGCGACCGCGCTCGCCTTCCTGCAACAGCAGGCCGTCGGCTTGCCCGGCAAGGTCGACATTACGGTGGCGTCCGCGTTTGCGCGCGGCCTCGCCGCGTGCACCTCGCTCGAACCGTTCATGCCGACCGGCGCGCGCCTGTGGGGCCGGCTGACGGTCGGCGTGCGCTGCGCGGGCGAGCGGCCGTGGACCCTCTATCTGCAGGCCCGCATCGCGCTGCATGCGACCTACTACCTCGCCGCCCGCGCGATGGCGCCGGGCGAAGTGCTGACGGCCGCCGATCTCGTCGCGCGTGAAGGCGACCTGACCGGCCTGCCGCAGGCGATCGTCACCGACCCGTCGCAGGCAGTCGGCTCGGTCTCGCTGGTGCGGATCGCGGGCGGCATGCCGCTGCGCCGCGACATGCTGAAGAGCGCGTCGGCGGTGGCGATCGGCCAGACCGTGCGGGTCGTCGCGGCCGGTGACGGTTTCTCGATTTCGTCCGAGGGCAGCGCGATGAATAACGCGTCGCCGGGCCAGCACGTGCGCGTGAAGACCGCGAACGGCCAGATCATCTCCGGCATCGTCAAGGACGGCGGGACGGTGGAGATCCAGATGTGA
- the flgM gene encoding flagellar biosynthesis anti-sigma factor FlgM, whose product MKVDSTTSSNLPSLKDALSRSQQNGEATPAASATQGAAGAATSSASSASGDTSVSLSGLSQHLRSLAASGSADIDTAHVESIKQAIKDGTLQIDSGKIADGVLQTARDLLQNKASSTGN is encoded by the coding sequence GTGAAAGTCGATTCCACCACCTCTTCGAATCTGCCATCGTTGAAAGACGCTTTGTCGCGTTCGCAGCAGAACGGCGAAGCCACGCCCGCAGCCAGCGCCACGCAAGGCGCGGCGGGCGCGGCCACGTCGAGCGCGAGCAGCGCGTCGGGCGACACCAGCGTGAGCCTGTCGGGTCTGTCGCAACATCTGCGCAGTCTCGCGGCCTCCGGTTCGGCCGACATCGACACCGCGCACGTCGAATCGATCAAGCAGGCGATCAAGGACGGCACGCTGCAGATCGACTCCGGCAAGATCGCCGACGGCGTGTTGCAGACGGCGCGCGACCTGTTGCAAAACAAAGCCTCGTCGACCGGCAACTGA
- a CDS encoding flagella synthesis protein FlgN — MKDALVATLIEEHSTVEAFASILTLETKALTAVWPLEQLPPIVEKKTELIGVLARLEAARDSHLAELGFPAGWSGMELAASTDARIATQWKLLQKAAERARRVNANNGELIRVRMDYNQRALKALQVNVPRKTNLYGPDGRVPAYSGL; from the coding sequence ATGAAAGACGCCCTGGTTGCTACCCTGATCGAAGAACATTCGACCGTCGAAGCGTTCGCCTCGATCCTCACGCTCGAAACCAAAGCGCTAACGGCGGTCTGGCCGCTGGAGCAATTGCCGCCGATCGTCGAGAAGAAAACCGAGCTCATTGGCGTGCTGGCGAGGCTCGAAGCCGCGCGCGATTCGCATCTGGCCGAACTCGGCTTTCCAGCCGGCTGGTCCGGCATGGAGCTCGCGGCGAGCACCGACGCACGCATCGCGACGCAATGGAAGCTGCTGCAGAAAGCGGCCGAGCGCGCGCGGCGGGTCAACGCCAACAACGGGGAGCTGATCCGCGTGCGGATGGACTACAACCAGCGCGCGCTGAAAGCGCTGCAGGTCAACGTGCCGCGCAAGACGAACCTGTATGGGCCCGATGGGCGGGTTCCGGCTTATTCGGGACTCTGA
- a CDS encoding type II toxin-antitoxin system HicA family toxin produces the protein MNSAEVVKLIQANGWQLVRIAGSHHHFRHAGKPGLVTVPHPKKDLPAGTLNSILKQAGLK, from the coding sequence ATGAACAGTGCCGAGGTCGTCAAATTGATCCAAGCGAATGGTTGGCAGCTCGTCCGCATAGCGGGCAGTCACCATCATTTCAGGCACGCGGGAAAGCCAGGCCTCGTGACTGTCCCGCACCCCAAAAAAGATTTGCCGGCCGGCACCCTGAACAGCATTCTGAAACAGGCGGGGCTCAAATGA
- a CDS encoding type II toxin-antitoxin system HicB family antitoxin — protein MKHLIFPIAIEPGDNTHAFGVVVPDIPGCYSAGDTLEQAYVNAKEAIESHLDTLLDEGLPLPEPLTLGEHRRNPEFAGFTWGFVTTRNIPALKKAVRINISLPEALVQEIDAYAQAHGMSRSAFLALAAEREMADA, from the coding sequence ATGAAGCATCTGATCTTTCCGATCGCCATCGAACCCGGAGACAACACGCACGCGTTCGGCGTCGTGGTACCCGATATTCCGGGCTGTTACTCCGCGGGCGACACGCTGGAACAAGCGTATGTGAACGCGAAAGAGGCGATCGAATCGCATCTCGACACTTTGCTCGACGAAGGACTGCCCTTGCCCGAACCGCTCACGCTCGGCGAGCATCGGCGCAATCCCGAGTTCGCTGGGTTCACATGGGGTTTCGTGACGACGCGCAATATTCCGGCGTTGAAGAAGGCGGTTCGCATCAACATTTCGCTGCCCGAGGCGCTGGTGCAGGAGATCGACGCCTATGCGCAGGCGCACGGTATGTCGCGCTCGGCTTTTCTGGCGCTCGCCGCCGAGCGCGAGATGGCAGACGCATGA
- a CDS encoding RNA polymerase sigma factor FliA, which produces MYNAQGKISQAEVLAKYAPLVRRLGLQLVAKMPASVDLDDLIQAGMIGLLDAAGRYKEDQGAQFETYASQRIRGAMLDELRSNDWLPRSLRRTSREVETAVHKVEQNLGRSASEAEVAEHLQMPLDEYQSMLQDLHGSQLIYYEDFDRSADDEPFLDRYCVDHSDPLSALLDDSLRSALVEAIDRLPEREKLLMSLYYERGMNLREIGAVMEVSESRVCQLHSQAVARLRTRLREMAWANAETN; this is translated from the coding sequence ATGTACAACGCTCAGGGAAAGATTTCACAGGCCGAAGTTCTGGCGAAGTACGCACCGCTCGTGCGTCGACTCGGCTTGCAGCTTGTCGCGAAAATGCCGGCGAGCGTCGATCTCGACGACCTGATCCAGGCCGGCATGATCGGCTTGCTGGATGCCGCCGGCCGCTACAAGGAAGACCAGGGCGCACAGTTCGAGACCTATGCCAGCCAACGGATTCGCGGCGCGATGCTCGACGAGCTGCGCAGCAACGACTGGCTGCCGCGCAGCCTGCGGCGCACGTCGCGCGAAGTGGAAACCGCGGTGCACAAGGTTGAGCAGAACCTCGGTCGCTCGGCGAGCGAGGCGGAGGTCGCCGAGCATCTGCAGATGCCGCTCGACGAATATCAGTCGATGCTGCAGGACTTGCACGGCAGCCAGCTGATCTACTACGAAGACTTTGACCGCTCCGCCGACGACGAACCTTTTCTGGACCGCTACTGCGTCGATCATTCAGATCCGCTCTCGGCGCTGCTCGATGACAGCCTGCGCTCCGCGCTCGTCGAAGCGATCGACCGGCTGCCGGAGCGCGAGAAGCTGCTGATGTCGCTGTACTACGAGCGCGGCATGAATCTGCGCGAGATCGGCGCGGTCATGGAAGTGAGCGAATCGCGCGTGTGCCAGCTGCATAGCCAGGCCGTGGCACGCTTGCGCACCCGGCTGCGCGAAATGGCCTGGGCGAACGCCGAAACCAACTGA